The Coraliomargarita parva genomic sequence TACAAGGCGGTCAGGATGGATGCGAGTGCGGCTTGGTCGATTTCGCGTACGACCGCCACATAGAGGGCCACGACCAGCGCTATGGAGGTGACCAGCTCGATGGTCGGGTTCAGGGCCTTGTCGTACTTGACCACTTTGAGGGATCGTTTCAGCAAGGTCCGGCAGGCGCCGGCAAAGCGGTGCGTTTCCTTGCTTTCCAGGTTGTAGGCACGTACCTCCCGGATGGCGGAGAGGTTCTCGTTGAGTACATGGTTCAACTTGCCGGCTTGTTTCTGGGCGCGCTTGGCTTTCGCCAGAACGCGGTTACCGATTACCCGGATGGGCAGCACGCAAGCCGGTACGGAGGCCAGCGCAATGAGCAGGAAGGTGACGTCCGAGCTAACGAAGGAGAGGTAGACGAGGAAGGCCGCCGCACTGACAAGGGTGGCGGGTTCCTTGATCAGGCTGTCCACGACCTTGACGATCGCATTTTGCAGCTGCTGGGTGTCGCCCATGACGCGCGACATCAGGTCGCCCACCTTGTTCTTGTGGAAGAATGCCAGCGGCAGGGTCTGGATCCGCTCAAATACCAGGACCCGCAGCTGCTCCAGGACATGCATGCCGGTGTAGGCGATGAGATAGGAGTTGATGAAACTGCCTAAGGCCCGGAAGAGGAAGACCAGCGGGACCGCCATCAGCAAGCTGATCAGGGCCATGCCTTCAGGCGCATCGTCCTGAGTGAGCAAAGGGACCAGATACTTGATAATAAACGGCAGACCAAAGCCGCTCGAGGCTGCGTAGATCAAGCCGGCCAGCAAACCCAGGCCGAATTGCAGGCGTACGGGCTTCAGGTATTTGAAATAGGGACCGAAACGTTGGAGAGGCATAGGTCTTGCGGGATGCTTTCTGTGCCGGCTTAGTTGAAGCTGGCGATGACTTCAACCACACGTTGAATCATATCCGGGCTGAGGTCCGGGTAGATCGGCAGTGCCAGACTGTGGGCCGCGGCCCGTTCTGCATTCGGAAAGTCGCCCTTAAAGTAGCCCAACAGGCGGAAGCACTCCTGCTCGTGTAGGGCCAGCGGGTAGTAGATTTCACATCCGACGTTGTTGGCCTTCATGTGCTGCATGAGGGCGTCACGTTGATCGCTATAGATGACAAACTGATTGTAGATGTGGTAGTTGTTCTCAGTTTCCGGAGGCAGGACGACGCCGCCTTCCAGACCGGTTCCCAGTTGTTCATGGGTACGGACCAGCCCGGCCTCCTTGAAGAGTTTGCGGTAGAGCGCGGCATTCTCGCGGCGGGCTTCGTGCCAGCTGTCCAGATGGGGGAGTTTGATCCGGAGGACCGCAGCCTGAAGGGCATCCAGTCGGAAGTTGCCGCCGACGCGTGCATGGTAGTATTTGGGCTCCATGCCGTGGTTGCGCAGCTGGCGGGCAATTTGGGCGTAGTCCGCATCATCAGTCACGATCATTCCGCCATCGCCGAAGCAGCCCAGGTTCTTCGTCGGGAAAAAAGAAAGGCAGCCCATGTGCCCGAAGGAGCAGGCCCGGCGGCCATTCTGCTTGGCGCCGATCGCTTGGGCGGCATCTTCGATGACGAGCAGCTCGTGCTCGCGGGCCAGCCGGTTGATGGCCCGCATGTCGGCCATTTGGCCAAAGAGGTGCACCGGTGCGATGGCGCGGGTTTTATCGGTGATGGCCGCTTCGATCTTCGAAACGTCGATGTTGAAGCTGTCCGGTTCGATATCGACGAAGACTGGCTTGGCGCCGATTCGCACAATTGACCCGACAGTTCCAAAAAAGGTGTAGGGGGTGGTGATGACTTCGTCGCCCGGGCCGATTCCCATGGCCATCATCGCCACGATCAGGGCGTCTGTGCCGGAGGAGACCCCGACGGCATGTTCCGCACCACAGTAGTGGGCGACTTCCGCTTCGAGGCCTTCGACTTCTGGGCCGAGAATAAAGTATTGGGATTGCACCACGCGTGCGACCGCTTCGTCCAGTTCGGCGGCGAGGGCCTGATACTGGGGCTTAAGATCGAGCAGTGGGACTGTAATGGGCGTATCACTCATGTATGTACCCTATGTTTCTGGTATTTCATGAAATAGTCTAGCACGTATATCCAAGAGATGTTGCACCGGGGCAACTGTTCCCTTTTCTTATGCCCCATGCCTGAAAACGAGCCGTCTACGCCTTTGCTCTCTGTCCGGGACCTGAAGGTCCATTTTCCCGTGCGTGGGGGCGTCATGCAACATACGGTGGACTGGGTCCGCGCTGTGGACGGGATTTCCTTCGAGATCCCGCGGGGCAAAACGGTTGGTCTCGTCGGGGAGAGTGGCAGCGGCAAGACGACCACGGGGCGCGCGATTGCACGATTGGTGCCCGTCACGGCTGGCGAGATCCACTACGAGGAACAGTTGATTTCCCGTCTGGGGAATCGTGCATTTTTTCCTTATCGTAAAAAGATCCAGGTCATCTTCCAGGACCCATTCAGTTCGCTGAATCCCCGGATGACGATATTCAGTATAATAGCCGAGCCCCTTGAAATCCATTTCCCGCAATGGTCCCGGGCGCAAAGGCAGGCCCGGGTGGCCGATTTGCTGGAGAAAGTGGGCTTGAGCCCGGATTTCATGGAGCGCTACCCGCACCAGTTTAGTGGAGGCCAGCGCCAACGTATCGGCATCGCCCGTGCACTTGCGGTGGAACCGGAGTTTATTATCTGTGACGAGCCGGTCAGTGCCCTGGATGTCTCGGTTCAGGCGCAGATTGTCAATTTGCTCCAGGATCTGCAGGATGAGTTCGGTCTGACCTATCTCTTTATCGCCCATGACCTTGCAGTGGTGGAGCATATTAGTGACGAGGTTCTGGTCATGACGGAAGGCAGGATAGTGGAGCAAGCCAGCGCGCAGGAGATCTACTCGAACCCGCAGCATCCCTACACGATAAAGCTGCTGGAGGCTGTCCCCGGAATCTGAGGCGTCTAGCACTTGCCTTTTTTAGCCTCCGTCTTAGGCTTCATCACGATGAAAAGAACAATCAAGTTACTTGTGGGCGGCCTGCTAGTCGCATCACTGCTATCCCTGTCCGCCTGCAATACTGTAAAAGGTTTTGGCAAAGACGTCGAAGCTCTTGGTAAGACATTGCAGGGCTCGGCAGAGTGAGCGCTCTTCCTGTTGTCTTGGCCGTGTTGCACCCTGATGGGATGCCTTGATTTGTGGTTCTAGGTGAGCCACTCACGGTAGGGCTGCAGTGCTGCCTCGTCGGCGACGTCGAGCAATTTCTCGGCAATGGTCAATCGGTCGCTTTCTGTCAAGCGGGTGAAGCGTCGCAGGATGTCGGCGTTCGTTTGTACTTGTTCCACCGTGGTCATTCCGCTGACCCAGCTGCAGACCGGGAGGGAGAGGACAAACCACTGGTTCTCGTCCAGGCTGATCCGGTCCGGCACCACTCGCTTGCCGCCGATCATGTGGCTGGTAATGCGTCCCGCGCCCATGGTCTTCATGGCCAGAGGGGCGATTTGCCGCTTCCCGAGTTCCGGCAGGACTTCCTGGATGAAGCTGTCTTGTGAAACTGAGTCGACCGCGCTGATCGGCATGAGCAAGGCGTCGATGGGACGTTCTGTGGTCAGGTCCAGGGCTTTGAGCAGGGCAGCGGTCGAGTAATGACCGGAGACGCCACAGTGACGGATCTTGCCGGAGGCTTTGGCCTTTTCAATCACCGGTAGCATTTCCAGTACGCGTTTTTCGGCATCTGCTTCGTCGATCAGGGTGTGAACCATCCACAGGTCGATATAGTCTGTCTTCAGACGCTGAAGGGAGCGCTCCAATTGCGTAGCGGCGGGGAGCGCCGGGTCGCGCGTATCGCACTTGGACATGATGAAGACGTCTTCCCTGTATTTCGGCGTCAGGTAGTTGCCGTACAAGCGTTCCGATGCGCCCCCGAGATACTTATGCGCAGTATCGAAGAAGCGGATACCCTGTTCCAGGGCCGTCTCGATCAGGGCCTGCCCGTTCCGGTCTCCGCCGGAGGCTGAGTGAAACCCGCCGAGACCCAGTGCGGTGAGGGATTCGCCGGTTTTGCCGAAGGGGCGGACGGGGAGGGTTGCTCCCAGGCGGTCCGATCCCGAGGATACTATCGTGGCTCCCGACAAGTTCGGAGCAACCGCAGCCATGGTCGCGGTGGACTTGAGCATTTGAAGGATGAATTCACGCCGGTCCATGCGCAGGTATCAAATACGGAATCGGCCAAAAGTCGATTCAAGGTGCTTCTTTTTGGGGGGGCATACGGCTTGCAATACGTGTATAAGGATATAAACTCGCGAACCGTTATGAATAAAAAATACCTCACCCTGACCTGTCTCGCCGCTGCTTTTGTTTTGAATCCGCTTTTTGCCA encodes the following:
- a CDS encoding aldo/keto reductase; translation: MLKSTATMAAVAPNLSGATIVSSGSDRLGATLPVRPFGKTGESLTALGLGGFHSASGGDRNGQALIETALEQGIRFFDTAHKYLGGASERLYGNYLTPKYREDVFIMSKCDTRDPALPAATQLERSLQRLKTDYIDLWMVHTLIDEADAEKRVLEMLPVIEKAKASGKIRHCGVSGHYSTAALLKALDLTTERPIDALLMPISAVDSVSQDSFIQEVLPELGKRQIAPLAMKTMGAGRITSHMIGGKRVVPDRISLDENQWFVLSLPVCSWVSGMTTVEQVQTNADILRRFTRLTESDRLTIAEKLLDVADEAALQPYREWLT
- a CDS encoding DegT/DnrJ/EryC1/StrS family aminotransferase, translating into MSDTPITVPLLDLKPQYQALAAELDEAVARVVQSQYFILGPEVEGLEAEVAHYCGAEHAVGVSSGTDALIVAMMAMGIGPGDEVITTPYTFFGTVGSIVRIGAKPVFVDIEPDSFNIDVSKIEAAITDKTRAIAPVHLFGQMADMRAINRLAREHELLVIEDAAQAIGAKQNGRRACSFGHMGCLSFFPTKNLGCFGDGGMIVTDDADYAQIARQLRNHGMEPKYYHARVGGNFRLDALQAAVLRIKLPHLDSWHEARRENAALYRKLFKEAGLVRTHEQLGTGLEGGVVLPPETENNYHIYNQFVIYSDQRDALMQHMKANNVGCEIYYPLALHEQECFRLLGYFKGDFPNAERAAAHSLALPIYPDLSPDMIQRVVEVIASFN
- a CDS encoding ABC transporter ATP-binding protein — its product is MPENEPSTPLLSVRDLKVHFPVRGGVMQHTVDWVRAVDGISFEIPRGKTVGLVGESGSGKTTTGRAIARLVPVTAGEIHYEEQLISRLGNRAFFPYRKKIQVIFQDPFSSLNPRMTIFSIIAEPLEIHFPQWSRAQRQARVADLLEKVGLSPDFMERYPHQFSGGQRQRIGIARALAVEPEFIICDEPVSALDVSVQAQIVNLLQDLQDEFGLTYLFIAHDLAVVEHISDEVLVMTEGRIVEQASAQEIYSNPQHPYTIKLLEAVPGI
- a CDS encoding entericidin A/B family lipoprotein, which translates into the protein MKRTIKLLVGGLLVASLLSLSACNTVKGFGKDVEALGKTLQGSAE